A window of Herpetosiphonaceae bacterium contains these coding sequences:
- a CDS encoding MoxR family ATPase, with the protein MLVQQVTEHIRREAGKVLVGQEEPFTHVLIALLTGGHVLLEGVPGTAKTLMAKTLAALIQTEFKRIQFTPDLMPSDVLGTTVYEMNSGEFRLRHGPIFTQVLLADEINRAPAKTQSALLEAMEERQVTIEGQRLPLQEPFFVVATQNPVEYEGTYPLPEAQLDRFLFKILVDYAPQSVEIEVLRRYDNGFDARHLERTNLQASVTPQVLARCRAEIESVRVEEGIFKYISDIAQESRRLPDLILGGSTRASISVLLAAKTWAAMQGRDFVIPDDVKFLVKAVYRHRIILRPEAEIEGLTPDGAVDRILARVEVPR; encoded by the coding sequence ATGCTGGTCCAACAGGTGACAGAACATATTCGACGCGAAGCCGGGAAAGTGCTGGTCGGCCAGGAAGAGCCGTTCACGCATGTGCTGATCGCGCTGCTCACGGGAGGCCATGTGCTGCTGGAGGGCGTTCCCGGCACGGCGAAGACCTTGATGGCGAAAACGCTGGCGGCGCTGATCCAGACCGAGTTCAAACGTATCCAGTTCACCCCCGACCTGATGCCCTCCGATGTGCTGGGCACGACGGTCTATGAGATGAACAGCGGCGAGTTCCGTCTGCGCCACGGCCCGATCTTCACCCAGGTGTTGCTGGCCGATGAGATCAACCGCGCGCCCGCCAAGACACAGTCGGCGCTGCTGGAGGCGATGGAGGAGCGCCAGGTGACGATCGAGGGGCAGCGACTCCCGCTTCAGGAGCCGTTCTTCGTGGTGGCGACTCAAAACCCGGTCGAGTACGAGGGCACGTATCCGCTGCCTGAGGCGCAGCTTGACCGCTTCCTGTTCAAAATTCTGGTCGATTACGCGCCGCAGAGCGTCGAGATCGAGGTGCTGCGGCGCTACGATAACGGCTTCGATGCGCGTCATCTGGAGCGCACCAACCTTCAGGCGTCGGTCACGCCGCAGGTGCTCGCGCGCTGTCGGGCCGAGATCGAAAGCGTGCGCGTCGAAGAAGGCATCTTCAAATATATCTCGGACATTGCCCAGGAGTCGCGCCGCCTGCCCGATCTGATCCTGGGCGGCTCGACCCGCGCCTCGATCAGCGTGCTGCTGGCGGCCAAGACCTGGGCCGCGATGCAGGGCCGCGATTTCGTGATCCCCGATGACGTGAAGTTCCTGGTCAAGGCGGTCTATCGCCACCGCATCATCCTGCGGCCCGAAGCCGAGATCGAGGGCCTGACGCCCGATGGAGCGGTCGATCGGATTCTGGCCCGCGTCGAAGTGCCGCGCTAG